In one Bactrocera tryoni isolate S06 chromosome 5, CSIRO_BtryS06_freeze2, whole genome shotgun sequence genomic region, the following are encoded:
- the LOC120777327 gene encoding cuticle protein 38-like, which produces MFKLFAVCFLALFAVAFGAAKPGLLAAPLAYSVPLAAAPVAAAYAAPVAAAYSAPLAYTAGYAGYVAPYASSYSAHSIAHSAAFPAAYAPAPVVAAPAPVLAAAPAVAVLRK; this is translated from the exons atgttcaaattg TTCGCAGTCTGCTTCTTGGCTCTCTTCGCTGTCGCTTTCGGTGCTGCTAAGCCCGGTCTCTTGGCTGCTCCTTTGGCTTACTCCGTTCCTTTAGCTGCTGCCCCTGTTGCTGCTGCCTATGCCGCTCCTGTCGCCGCTGCTTACTCCGCTCCCCTCGCCTACACTGCCGGATATGCTGGTTACGTCGCaccatacgccagcagctactCCGCTCACTCGATCGCTCACTCCGCCGCTTTCCCAGCTGCCTATGCCCCTGCTCCAGTAGTCGCCGCTCCAGCACCAGTGCTCGCTGCTGCCCCAGCTGTCGCTGTATTgcgcaaataa